The following are from one region of the Oncorhynchus nerka isolate Pitt River linkage group LG8, Oner_Uvic_2.0, whole genome shotgun sequence genome:
- the LOC115133037 gene encoding myosin-binding protein C, slow-type isoform X7 gives MPEPTKKDETPNGEKESVATDSSEAPMPTPEISLEVSPPPPATVKEEAEPAVTEVNQPPEPVVTVVTPPPPPEPVVTDVTQPPEPVVTVVTPPPHPEPVVTEVTQLPEPVVTVVTPPPPPHPEPVVTEVTQLPEPVVTVVTPPPQPVVTLVTPPPPPPPEPVVTVQVTPPPPPADKDDDATTNTPSPPPPPEDANTAKKLSIELPNDSVHVSAMGRKDSVWSLGEGQAPEDLDKPVDTPPLSSLLIERPQGGSITVGGDISFVAKVEAQDLLRKPTIKWFKGKWMDLASKTGKHLQLKETFDRRTKIHTFEMHIIKAKDNYAGNYRCEVTYKDKFDSCSFDLEVKELEQSQSVDIRSAFKRSSEGHEDAGDLDFSGLLKHREPKQDETPEVDVWEILKSARPDQYEKIAFEYGITDLRGLLKRLKKTKKEEKKSEAFAKKLDPAYQADKGGKIRLVVDLADPTVELKWYKNGQEIRPTPNQRKFIFEQKGTQRILVINNCGLNDDAAYSVAAGEEKCTTELFVKELPVKITKEIEAVKTTVNERIELECEVSEEGAQVKWCKNGVEVPTGPRSRYRVKSEGLKHWLIIDDASKEDTGTFSLMASGGTSEAKIQVELKPLKIIQDLQDMTVLLGQPLKMHCEIFPGNVPGRWYRNGQLIQSNDRINILQRAKNHRLEIVNSTLHDAGDYTFVPEGYSQSLCAKIHIVDPPRVHLESLNFPDNTVTIVAGNKLRVEIPISGEPAPRVVWMKGERVILDSGHRVRAETFPDHTSLTIDIAEKEDTGNYKIVLQNEAGEAGASIKVKVVDIPDPPEVPLVTEVGGDWCSMTWEPPIYDGGSPILGYFIERKKKQSSRWMRLNFDLNKETTFEPKKMIEGVPYEVRVFAVNAIGVSKPSEPSKAFVPLAVTSEPTMLVVDDVTDTTVTMKWRPPDTIGAAGLDGYLVEYCIEGTDDWRVTNKELTEKTKYTITDLPPEAKILVRVRAINAAGASTPRTLQHSILVKEVIEPPKIRIPRHLKQTYTRKVGEAVNLVIPFMGKPRPKVSWLKEGQTVDPTQVTIRNTDCDSIIFIRKAERKHSGKYDMKVEVENHVDTAIVDIQIVDLPGPPQCVKIDEVWGGNVALDWTPPKDNGNAAITGYTIQKADKKTMEWYTCIEHYHRTCITITELVVGNEYYFRIYSENMVGLSEGATQTKDSALIVKEGMQLKNPEYIDHDFKEPPKFTQPLINTFAIAGYNATLNCSVRANPRPKVIWMKNKIAIIDDPRYRMFSNQGVCTLEIRKPSPYDGGMYSCKAINDLGDALVECKLEVKVPTQE, from the exons ATGCCAGAGCCCACAAAAAAAG ATGAGACACCCAATGGTGAAAAAG AGAGTGTTGCCACAGACAGTAGTGAGGCGCCAATGCCCACACCTGAGATATCCCTCGAGGTCTCACCTCCACCCCCAG CAACCGTGAAGGAGGAAGCAGAGCCAGCTGTTACGGAGGTTAACCAACCGCCAGAGCCTGTTGTTACAGTGGTtaccccaccaccacctccagaACCAGTTGTTACGGATGTTACCCAACCGCCAGAGCCTGTTGTTACAGtggttacaccaccaccacatccagAACCAGTTGTTACGGAGGTTACCCAACTGCCAGAGCCTGTTGTTACAGTGgttaccccaccaccaccaccacatccagAACCAGTTGTTACGGAGGTTACCCAACTGCCAGAGCCTGTTGTTACAGTGGTTaccccaccaccacaaccagtTGTTACATTGgttaccccaccaccacccccacctccaGAACCAGTTGTTACGGTGCAGGTTACCCCACCCCCACCTCCAGCAG ATAAAGATGATGACGCTACAACCAACACCCCATCACCACCGCCCCCACCAG AGGATGCCAATACGGCCAAGAAACTGTCTATTGAGCTGCCTA ATGATAGCGTCCATGTGTCAGCCATGGGGAGAAAAGACTCAG TGTGGTCTCTGGGAGAGGGACAGGCTCCAGAGGACCTTGACAAGCCCGTAGACACCCCACCGCTGTCCAGCCTGCTCATAGAAAGACCCCAGGGCGGATCCATCACTGTGG GTGGAGACATCTCCTTTGTTGCCAAGGTGGAGGCCCAAGACCTGCTCCGTAAACCCACCATCAAGTGGTTCAAAGGGAAATGGATGGACCTGGCCAGCAAGACCGGAAAGCACTTGCAACTGAAAGAAACCTTTGACCGACGCACCAAG ATTCATACATTTGAGATGCATATCATCAAGGCCAAAGACAACTATGCTGGAAACTACAGGTGTGAGGTCACCTACAAGGACAAATTTGACAGCTGCTCTTTTGACCTGGAAGTGAAAG AACTGGAACAGTCACAGAGTGTTGATATTCGATCAGCTTTCAAAAGAAG cagtGAAGGACACGAGGATGCAGGGGATCTTGACTTTAGTGGTCTTCTTAAACATAG GGAGCCCAAGCAGGATGAGACCCCCGAAGTGGACGTGTGGGAGATCCTGAAGTCGGCCAGGCCAGACCAGTACGAGAAGATCGCCTTTGAGTATGGCATAACAGACCTGCGGGGTCTGCTCAAGAGGTTGAAGAAGACcaagaaagaggagaagaagagtgaAG CGTTTGCCAAGAAGTTGGATCCAGCATACCAGGCTGACAAAGGAGGGAAGATCCGCTTAGTGGTGGATCTTGCAGACCCCACAGTAGAGCTGAAATGGTACAAGAACGGCCAGGAGATCCGTCCAACTCCAAA TCAAAGGAA GTTTATCTTTGAGCAAAAGGGCACACAGCGGATCCTGGTCATCAACAACTGCGGCCTGAATGATGATGCTGCTTATTCCGTAGCTGCGGGAGAAGAGAAGTGCACCACAGAGCTGTTTGTCAAAG AGTTACCAGTGAAGATTACTAAAGAGATTGAGGCGGTGAAAACGACAGTGAACGAGAGGATTGAGTTGGAGTGTGAAGTGTCTGAAGAAGGTGCTCAAGTAAAATG GTGTAAGAATGGCGTAGAGGTACCGACCGGGCCCCGGTCACGCTACCGTGTCAAGTCTGAGGGGCTGAAACACTGGCTAATCATTGACGATGCCTCAAAGGAGGACACTGGAACATTCTCCCTAATGGCCTCTGGGGGCACCTCTGAAGCCAAAATCCAGGTTGAAT TGAAGCCACTGAAGATTATTCAGGATTTGCAGGACATGACAGTGCTTTTGGGCCAGCCACTGAAGATGCACTGTGAGATCTTCCCTGGGAATGTTCCAGGTCGCTGGTACAGGAACGGACAGTTGATCCAGTCCAACGACCGCATCAACATCCTGCAAAGAGCCAA GAACCACCGATTAGAAATTGTGAACAGCACCCTTCACGATGCCGGGGATTATACCTTTGTGCCAGAGGGATACTCTCAGAGCCTCTGTGCCAAAATTCATATCGTTG ATCCTCCCAGGGTGCACCTGGAGAGCTTGAACTTCCCTGACAACACAGTGACCATTGTGGCAGGAAATAAACTCCGTGTGGAgatccccatcagtggagaaccAGCACCCAGAGTGGtgtggatgaagggagagagg GTAATCCTTGACTCTGGCCACCGTGTGCGAGCTGAAACCTTTCCGGATCACACCAGTCTTACCATCGACATCGCAGAGAAGGAAGACACAGGAAACTACAAGATAGTCCTGCAGAATGAGGCTGGGGAAGCAGGGGCTAGTATCAAAGTCAAGGTGGTGGATATCCCAGACCCTCCTGAAGTTCCCCTAGTCACGGAGGTGGGAGGAGACTGGTGCTCTATGACATGGGAACCCCCGATCTATGACGGAGGCTCACCCATCTTAG GCTACTTCATCGAAAGGAAGAAGAAGCAGAGTTCCAGATGGATGAGGCTGAACTTTGACCTGAACAAAGAGACCACATTTGAGCCTAAAAAGATGATTGAGGGTGTCCCATACGAGGTGCGCGTCTTTGCTGTGAATGCCATCGGTGTGTCCAAACCCAGCGAGCCATCCAAAGCCTTTGTGCCCCTGG CTGTGACCAGCGAGCCCACCATGCTGGTGGTGGATGATGTCACAGACACCACGGTGACCATGAAGTGGCGTCCCCCAGACACCATTGGAGCTGCAGGCTTAGACGGCTACCTGGTGGAGTATTGCATCGAAGGAA CTGATGACTGGAGAGTAACCAATAAGGAGCTGACAGAGAAGACTAAGTACACCATCACTGACCTCCCTCCAGAGGCTAAGATCCTGGTAAGGGTAAGGGCCATCAATGCTGCCGGCGCCAGCACTCCCAGAACACTTCAGCACTCTATCCTGGTCAAAGAGGTCATCG AACCACCTAAGATCCGCATCCCCCGTCACTTGAAGCAGACGTACACTCGTAAAGTCGGAGAAGCCGTCAATCTCGTTATTCCATTCATG GGAAAGCCCAGGCCAAAGGTGAGCTGGCTGAAGGAGGGTCAGACGGTGGACCCCACGCAGGTCACTATCCGCAACACAGACTGTGACAGCATCATCTTCATCCGCAAAGCAGAGAGGAAGCACTCTGGGAAGTACGATAtgaaggtggaggtggagaaccACGTGGACACGGCTATCGTAGACATCCAGATAGTAG ACCTCCCAGGGCCTCCACAGTGTGTGAAGATAGATGAGGTCTGGGGGGGAAACGTGGCTCTGGACTGGACCCCTCCAAAGGACAATGGCAACGCCGCCATTACAGGCTACACCATCCAGAAAGCAGACAAGAAGACCATG GAGTGGTACACGTGTATTGAGCACTACCACCGCACCTGCATCACCATCACCGAGCTGGTGGTGGGGAACGAGTACTACTTCAGAATCTACTCTGAGAACATGGTGGGTCTGAGCGAGGGTGCCACCCAGACCAAGGACAGCGCCCTCATTGTTAAAGAAG GCATGCAACTGAAGAACCCAGAGTACATCGACCACGACTTCAAAGAGCCTCCCAAGTTCACCCAGCCCCTCATCAACACCTTTGCCATCGCTGGTTACAATGCCACCCTCAACTGCAGCGTCCGTGCCAACCCACGG CCCAAAGTGATTTGGATGAAGAATAAGATAGCCATCATTGACGACCCGCGCTACCGCATGTTTAGCAACCAAGGGGTCTGCACCCTGGAGATCCGGAAACCCAGTCCCTACGACGGGGGCATGTACTCCTGCAAGGCCATTAATGACCTGGGTGATGCACTAGTGGAGTGTAAGCTGGAGGTTAAAG
- the LOC115133037 gene encoding myosin-binding protein C, slow-type isoform X11, with product MPEPTKKDETPNGEKESVATDSSEAPMPTPEISLEVSPPPPDKDDDATTNTPSPPPPPEDANTAKKLSIELPNDSVHVSAMGRKDSVWSLGEGQAPEDLDKPVDTPPLSSLLIERPQGGSITVGGDISFVAKVEAQDLLRKPTIKWFKGKWMDLASKTGKHLQLKETFDRRTKIHTFEMHIIKAKDNYAGNYRCEVTYKDKFDSCSFDLEVKELEQSQSVDIRSAFKRSSEGHEDAGDLDFSGLLKHREPKQDETPEVDVWEILKSARPDQYEKIAFEYGITDLRGLLKRLKKTKKEEKKSEAFAKKLDPAYQADKGGKIRLVVDLADPTVELKWYKNGQEIRPTPNQRKFIFEQKGTQRILVINNCGLNDDAAYSVAAGEEKCTTELFVKELPVKITKEIEAVKTTVNERIELECEVSEEGAQVKWCKNGVEVPTGPRSRYRVKSEGLKHWLIIDDASKEDTGTFSLMASGGTSEAKIQVELKPLKIIQDLQDMTVLLGQPLKMHCEIFPGNVPGRWYRNGQLIQSNDRINILQRAKNHRLEIVNSTLHDAGDYTFVPEGYSQSLCAKIHIVDPPRVHLESLNFPDNTVTIVAGNKLRVEIPISGEPAPRVVWMKGERVILDSGHRVRAETFPDHTSLTIDIAEKEDTGNYKIVLQNEAGEAGASIKVKVVDIPDPPEVPLVTEVGGDWCSMTWEPPIYDGGSPILGYFIERKKKQSSRWMRLNFDLNKETTFEPKKMIEGVPYEVRVFAVNAIGVSKPSEPSKAFVPLAVTSEPTMLVVDDVTDTTVTMKWRPPDTIGAAGLDGYLVEYCIEGTDDWRVTNKELTEKTKYTITDLPPEAKILVRVRAINAAGASTPRTLQHSILVKEVIEPPKIRIPRHLKQTYTRKVGEAVNLVIPFMGKPRPKVSWLKEGQTVDPTQVTIRNTDCDSIIFIRKAERKHSGKYDMKVEVENHVDTAIVDIQIVDLPGPPQCVKIDEVWGGNVALDWTPPKDNGNAAITGYTIQKADKKTMEWYTCIEHYHRTCITITELVVGNEYYFRIYSENMVGLSEGATQTKDSALIVKEGMQLKNPEYIDHDFKEPPKFTQPLINTFAIAGYNATLNCSVRANPRPKVIWMKNKIAIIDDPRYRMFSNQGVCTLEIRKPSPYDGGMYSCKAINDLGDALVECKLEVKVPTQE from the exons ATGCCAGAGCCCACAAAAAAAG ATGAGACACCCAATGGTGAAAAAG AGAGTGTTGCCACAGACAGTAGTGAGGCGCCAATGCCCACACCTGAGATATCCCTCGAGGTCTCACCTCCACCCCCAG ATAAAGATGATGACGCTACAACCAACACCCCATCACCACCGCCCCCACCAG AGGATGCCAATACGGCCAAGAAACTGTCTATTGAGCTGCCTA ATGATAGCGTCCATGTGTCAGCCATGGGGAGAAAAGACTCAG TGTGGTCTCTGGGAGAGGGACAGGCTCCAGAGGACCTTGACAAGCCCGTAGACACCCCACCGCTGTCCAGCCTGCTCATAGAAAGACCCCAGGGCGGATCCATCACTGTGG GTGGAGACATCTCCTTTGTTGCCAAGGTGGAGGCCCAAGACCTGCTCCGTAAACCCACCATCAAGTGGTTCAAAGGGAAATGGATGGACCTGGCCAGCAAGACCGGAAAGCACTTGCAACTGAAAGAAACCTTTGACCGACGCACCAAG ATTCATACATTTGAGATGCATATCATCAAGGCCAAAGACAACTATGCTGGAAACTACAGGTGTGAGGTCACCTACAAGGACAAATTTGACAGCTGCTCTTTTGACCTGGAAGTGAAAG AACTGGAACAGTCACAGAGTGTTGATATTCGATCAGCTTTCAAAAGAAG cagtGAAGGACACGAGGATGCAGGGGATCTTGACTTTAGTGGTCTTCTTAAACATAG GGAGCCCAAGCAGGATGAGACCCCCGAAGTGGACGTGTGGGAGATCCTGAAGTCGGCCAGGCCAGACCAGTACGAGAAGATCGCCTTTGAGTATGGCATAACAGACCTGCGGGGTCTGCTCAAGAGGTTGAAGAAGACcaagaaagaggagaagaagagtgaAG CGTTTGCCAAGAAGTTGGATCCAGCATACCAGGCTGACAAAGGAGGGAAGATCCGCTTAGTGGTGGATCTTGCAGACCCCACAGTAGAGCTGAAATGGTACAAGAACGGCCAGGAGATCCGTCCAACTCCAAA TCAAAGGAA GTTTATCTTTGAGCAAAAGGGCACACAGCGGATCCTGGTCATCAACAACTGCGGCCTGAATGATGATGCTGCTTATTCCGTAGCTGCGGGAGAAGAGAAGTGCACCACAGAGCTGTTTGTCAAAG AGTTACCAGTGAAGATTACTAAAGAGATTGAGGCGGTGAAAACGACAGTGAACGAGAGGATTGAGTTGGAGTGTGAAGTGTCTGAAGAAGGTGCTCAAGTAAAATG GTGTAAGAATGGCGTAGAGGTACCGACCGGGCCCCGGTCACGCTACCGTGTCAAGTCTGAGGGGCTGAAACACTGGCTAATCATTGACGATGCCTCAAAGGAGGACACTGGAACATTCTCCCTAATGGCCTCTGGGGGCACCTCTGAAGCCAAAATCCAGGTTGAAT TGAAGCCACTGAAGATTATTCAGGATTTGCAGGACATGACAGTGCTTTTGGGCCAGCCACTGAAGATGCACTGTGAGATCTTCCCTGGGAATGTTCCAGGTCGCTGGTACAGGAACGGACAGTTGATCCAGTCCAACGACCGCATCAACATCCTGCAAAGAGCCAA GAACCACCGATTAGAAATTGTGAACAGCACCCTTCACGATGCCGGGGATTATACCTTTGTGCCAGAGGGATACTCTCAGAGCCTCTGTGCCAAAATTCATATCGTTG ATCCTCCCAGGGTGCACCTGGAGAGCTTGAACTTCCCTGACAACACAGTGACCATTGTGGCAGGAAATAAACTCCGTGTGGAgatccccatcagtggagaaccAGCACCCAGAGTGGtgtggatgaagggagagagg GTAATCCTTGACTCTGGCCACCGTGTGCGAGCTGAAACCTTTCCGGATCACACCAGTCTTACCATCGACATCGCAGAGAAGGAAGACACAGGAAACTACAAGATAGTCCTGCAGAATGAGGCTGGGGAAGCAGGGGCTAGTATCAAAGTCAAGGTGGTGGATATCCCAGACCCTCCTGAAGTTCCCCTAGTCACGGAGGTGGGAGGAGACTGGTGCTCTATGACATGGGAACCCCCGATCTATGACGGAGGCTCACCCATCTTAG GCTACTTCATCGAAAGGAAGAAGAAGCAGAGTTCCAGATGGATGAGGCTGAACTTTGACCTGAACAAAGAGACCACATTTGAGCCTAAAAAGATGATTGAGGGTGTCCCATACGAGGTGCGCGTCTTTGCTGTGAATGCCATCGGTGTGTCCAAACCCAGCGAGCCATCCAAAGCCTTTGTGCCCCTGG CTGTGACCAGCGAGCCCACCATGCTGGTGGTGGATGATGTCACAGACACCACGGTGACCATGAAGTGGCGTCCCCCAGACACCATTGGAGCTGCAGGCTTAGACGGCTACCTGGTGGAGTATTGCATCGAAGGAA CTGATGACTGGAGAGTAACCAATAAGGAGCTGACAGAGAAGACTAAGTACACCATCACTGACCTCCCTCCAGAGGCTAAGATCCTGGTAAGGGTAAGGGCCATCAATGCTGCCGGCGCCAGCACTCCCAGAACACTTCAGCACTCTATCCTGGTCAAAGAGGTCATCG AACCACCTAAGATCCGCATCCCCCGTCACTTGAAGCAGACGTACACTCGTAAAGTCGGAGAAGCCGTCAATCTCGTTATTCCATTCATG GGAAAGCCCAGGCCAAAGGTGAGCTGGCTGAAGGAGGGTCAGACGGTGGACCCCACGCAGGTCACTATCCGCAACACAGACTGTGACAGCATCATCTTCATCCGCAAAGCAGAGAGGAAGCACTCTGGGAAGTACGATAtgaaggtggaggtggagaaccACGTGGACACGGCTATCGTAGACATCCAGATAGTAG ACCTCCCAGGGCCTCCACAGTGTGTGAAGATAGATGAGGTCTGGGGGGGAAACGTGGCTCTGGACTGGACCCCTCCAAAGGACAATGGCAACGCCGCCATTACAGGCTACACCATCCAGAAAGCAGACAAGAAGACCATG GAGTGGTACACGTGTATTGAGCACTACCACCGCACCTGCATCACCATCACCGAGCTGGTGGTGGGGAACGAGTACTACTTCAGAATCTACTCTGAGAACATGGTGGGTCTGAGCGAGGGTGCCACCCAGACCAAGGACAGCGCCCTCATTGTTAAAGAAG GCATGCAACTGAAGAACCCAGAGTACATCGACCACGACTTCAAAGAGCCTCCCAAGTTCACCCAGCCCCTCATCAACACCTTTGCCATCGCTGGTTACAATGCCACCCTCAACTGCAGCGTCCGTGCCAACCCACGG CCCAAAGTGATTTGGATGAAGAATAAGATAGCCATCATTGACGACCCGCGCTACCGCATGTTTAGCAACCAAGGGGTCTGCACCCTGGAGATCCGGAAACCCAGTCCCTACGACGGGGGCATGTACTCCTGCAAGGCCATTAATGACCTGGGTGATGCACTAGTGGAGTGTAAGCTGGAGGTTAAAG
- the LOC115133037 gene encoding myosin-binding protein C, slow-type isoform X10 — protein MPEPTKKDETPNGEKESVATDSSEAPMPTPEISLEVSPPPPEQPVETEGKDPQPIEVIKPVQPEPVENGSKEPEPEAVVVGAKEQVESVNSEVKEEAPSPCSPPLPVWSLGEGQAPEDLDKPVDTPPLSSLLIERPQGGSITVGGDISFVAKVEAQDLLRKPTIKWFKGKWMDLASKTGKHLQLKETFDRRTKIHTFEMHIIKAKDNYAGNYRCEVTYKDKFDSCSFDLEVKELEQSQSVDIRSAFKRSSEGHEDAGDLDFSGLLKHREPKQDETPEVDVWEILKSARPDQYEKIAFEYGITDLRGLLKRLKKTKKEEKKSEAFAKKLDPAYQADKGGKIRLVVDLADPTVELKWYKNGQEIRPTPNQRKFIFEQKGTQRILVINNCGLNDDAAYSVAAGEEKCTTELFVKELPVKITKEIEAVKTTVNERIELECEVSEEGAQVKWCKNGVEVPTGPRSRYRVKSEGLKHWLIIDDASKEDTGTFSLMASGGTSEAKIQVELKPLKIIQDLQDMTVLLGQPLKMHCEIFPGNVPGRWYRNGQLIQSNDRINILQRAKNHRLEIVNSTLHDAGDYTFVPEGYSQSLCAKIHIVDPPRVHLESLNFPDNTVTIVAGNKLRVEIPISGEPAPRVVWMKGERVILDSGHRVRAETFPDHTSLTIDIAEKEDTGNYKIVLQNEAGEAGASIKVKVVDIPDPPEVPLVTEVGGDWCSMTWEPPIYDGGSPILGYFIERKKKQSSRWMRLNFDLNKETTFEPKKMIEGVPYEVRVFAVNAIGVSKPSEPSKAFVPLAVTSEPTMLVVDDVTDTTVTMKWRPPDTIGAAGLDGYLVEYCIEGTDDWRVTNKELTEKTKYTITDLPPEAKILVRVRAINAAGASTPRTLQHSILVKEVIEPPKIRIPRHLKQTYTRKVGEAVNLVIPFMGKPRPKVSWLKEGQTVDPTQVTIRNTDCDSIIFIRKAERKHSGKYDMKVEVENHVDTAIVDIQIVDLPGPPQCVKIDEVWGGNVALDWTPPKDNGNAAITGYTIQKADKKTMEWYTCIEHYHRTCITITELVVGNEYYFRIYSENMVGLSEGATQTKDSALIVKEGMQLKNPEYIDHDFKEPPKFTQPLINTFAIAGYNATLNCSVRANPRPKVIWMKNKIAIIDDPRYRMFSNQGVCTLEIRKPSPYDGGMYSCKAINDLGDALVECKLEVKVPTQE, from the exons ATGCCAGAGCCCACAAAAAAAG ATGAGACACCCAATGGTGAAAAAG AGAGTGTTGCCACAGACAGTAGTGAGGCGCCAATGCCCACACCTGAGATATCCCTCGAGGTCTCACCTCCACCCCCAG AACAACCGGTAGAGACTGAGGGGAAGGATCCACAGCCCATAGAGGTGATTAAGCCTGTACAGCCAGAACCAGTAGAGAATGGGTCTAAAGAACCAGAACCAGAGGCGGTTGTGGTCGGGGCTAAAGAGCAAGTCGAGTCTGTGAACTCCGAAGTAAAGGAGGAGGCCCCGTCCCCTTGCTCACCCCCACTGCCTG TGTGGTCTCTGGGAGAGGGACAGGCTCCAGAGGACCTTGACAAGCCCGTAGACACCCCACCGCTGTCCAGCCTGCTCATAGAAAGACCCCAGGGCGGATCCATCACTGTGG GTGGAGACATCTCCTTTGTTGCCAAGGTGGAGGCCCAAGACCTGCTCCGTAAACCCACCATCAAGTGGTTCAAAGGGAAATGGATGGACCTGGCCAGCAAGACCGGAAAGCACTTGCAACTGAAAGAAACCTTTGACCGACGCACCAAG ATTCATACATTTGAGATGCATATCATCAAGGCCAAAGACAACTATGCTGGAAACTACAGGTGTGAGGTCACCTACAAGGACAAATTTGACAGCTGCTCTTTTGACCTGGAAGTGAAAG AACTGGAACAGTCACAGAGTGTTGATATTCGATCAGCTTTCAAAAGAAG cagtGAAGGACACGAGGATGCAGGGGATCTTGACTTTAGTGGTCTTCTTAAACATAG GGAGCCCAAGCAGGATGAGACCCCCGAAGTGGACGTGTGGGAGATCCTGAAGTCGGCCAGGCCAGACCAGTACGAGAAGATCGCCTTTGAGTATGGCATAACAGACCTGCGGGGTCTGCTCAAGAGGTTGAAGAAGACcaagaaagaggagaagaagagtgaAG CGTTTGCCAAGAAGTTGGATCCAGCATACCAGGCTGACAAAGGAGGGAAGATCCGCTTAGTGGTGGATCTTGCAGACCCCACAGTAGAGCTGAAATGGTACAAGAACGGCCAGGAGATCCGTCCAACTCCAAA TCAAAGGAA GTTTATCTTTGAGCAAAAGGGCACACAGCGGATCCTGGTCATCAACAACTGCGGCCTGAATGATGATGCTGCTTATTCCGTAGCTGCGGGAGAAGAGAAGTGCACCACAGAGCTGTTTGTCAAAG AGTTACCAGTGAAGATTACTAAAGAGATTGAGGCGGTGAAAACGACAGTGAACGAGAGGATTGAGTTGGAGTGTGAAGTGTCTGAAGAAGGTGCTCAAGTAAAATG GTGTAAGAATGGCGTAGAGGTACCGACCGGGCCCCGGTCACGCTACCGTGTCAAGTCTGAGGGGCTGAAACACTGGCTAATCATTGACGATGCCTCAAAGGAGGACACTGGAACATTCTCCCTAATGGCCTCTGGGGGCACCTCTGAAGCCAAAATCCAGGTTGAAT TGAAGCCACTGAAGATTATTCAGGATTTGCAGGACATGACAGTGCTTTTGGGCCAGCCACTGAAGATGCACTGTGAGATCTTCCCTGGGAATGTTCCAGGTCGCTGGTACAGGAACGGACAGTTGATCCAGTCCAACGACCGCATCAACATCCTGCAAAGAGCCAA GAACCACCGATTAGAAATTGTGAACAGCACCCTTCACGATGCCGGGGATTATACCTTTGTGCCAGAGGGATACTCTCAGAGCCTCTGTGCCAAAATTCATATCGTTG ATCCTCCCAGGGTGCACCTGGAGAGCTTGAACTTCCCTGACAACACAGTGACCATTGTGGCAGGAAATAAACTCCGTGTGGAgatccccatcagtggagaaccAGCACCCAGAGTGGtgtggatgaagggagagagg GTAATCCTTGACTCTGGCCACCGTGTGCGAGCTGAAACCTTTCCGGATCACACCAGTCTTACCATCGACATCGCAGAGAAGGAAGACACAGGAAACTACAAGATAGTCCTGCAGAATGAGGCTGGGGAAGCAGGGGCTAGTATCAAAGTCAAGGTGGTGGATATCCCAGACCCTCCTGAAGTTCCCCTAGTCACGGAGGTGGGAGGAGACTGGTGCTCTATGACATGGGAACCCCCGATCTATGACGGAGGCTCACCCATCTTAG GCTACTTCATCGAAAGGAAGAAGAAGCAGAGTTCCAGATGGATGAGGCTGAACTTTGACCTGAACAAAGAGACCACATTTGAGCCTAAAAAGATGATTGAGGGTGTCCCATACGAGGTGCGCGTCTTTGCTGTGAATGCCATCGGTGTGTCCAAACCCAGCGAGCCATCCAAAGCCTTTGTGCCCCTGG CTGTGACCAGCGAGCCCACCATGCTGGTGGTGGATGATGTCACAGACACCACGGTGACCATGAAGTGGCGTCCCCCAGACACCATTGGAGCTGCAGGCTTAGACGGCTACCTGGTGGAGTATTGCATCGAAGGAA CTGATGACTGGAGAGTAACCAATAAGGAGCTGACAGAGAAGACTAAGTACACCATCACTGACCTCCCTCCAGAGGCTAAGATCCTGGTAAGGGTAAGGGCCATCAATGCTGCCGGCGCCAGCACTCCCAGAACACTTCAGCACTCTATCCTGGTCAAAGAGGTCATCG AACCACCTAAGATCCGCATCCCCCGTCACTTGAAGCAGACGTACACTCGTAAAGTCGGAGAAGCCGTCAATCTCGTTATTCCATTCATG GGAAAGCCCAGGCCAAAGGTGAGCTGGCTGAAGGAGGGTCAGACGGTGGACCCCACGCAGGTCACTATCCGCAACACAGACTGTGACAGCATCATCTTCATCCGCAAAGCAGAGAGGAAGCACTCTGGGAAGTACGATAtgaaggtggaggtggagaaccACGTGGACACGGCTATCGTAGACATCCAGATAGTAG ACCTCCCAGGGCCTCCACAGTGTGTGAAGATAGATGAGGTCTGGGGGGGAAACGTGGCTCTGGACTGGACCCCTCCAAAGGACAATGGCAACGCCGCCATTACAGGCTACACCATCCAGAAAGCAGACAAGAAGACCATG GAGTGGTACACGTGTATTGAGCACTACCACCGCACCTGCATCACCATCACCGAGCTGGTGGTGGGGAACGAGTACTACTTCAGAATCTACTCTGAGAACATGGTGGGTCTGAGCGAGGGTGCCACCCAGACCAAGGACAGCGCCCTCATTGTTAAAGAAG GCATGCAACTGAAGAACCCAGAGTACATCGACCACGACTTCAAAGAGCCTCCCAAGTTCACCCAGCCCCTCATCAACACCTTTGCCATCGCTGGTTACAATGCCACCCTCAACTGCAGCGTCCGTGCCAACCCACGG CCCAAAGTGATTTGGATGAAGAATAAGATAGCCATCATTGACGACCCGCGCTACCGCATGTTTAGCAACCAAGGGGTCTGCACCCTGGAGATCCGGAAACCCAGTCCCTACGACGGGGGCATGTACTCCTGCAAGGCCATTAATGACCTGGGTGATGCACTAGTGGAGTGTAAGCTGGAGGTTAAAG